The following are encoded together in the Candidatus Margulisiibacteriota bacterium genome:
- the fliM gene encoding flagellar motor switch protein FliM: MSSILSQEEINALLMGVMDDGAATPVVENTVEEGETAVTQQKSSFIEEFQHITKYDFRRPNKFSKDLLRILKSFHDNMARLFSASLSVYLRQDVKVHLTYIEQHTYSEYIEDSSEKSLFYIISFIDDQAILSLDVNIGMLLVEKLLGGEGKKVDTERMEPTEIEMTIIKNILDKLFQHQKESWGDVMKDLPRIITIENNPRVIHLVQPNDIVLKMVFEITIGDGVGIFTFCIPYIAIERVLNQLLQSQFVRMQHQFVKKSEEMERNLKGAKIDISAELGKTNLTIEELISVKVGDIVKLETKKYNDLLLWVGGLKKFTGELGVSDNHYAIKIKGVNDNLL, encoded by the coding sequence ATGAGCAGCATATTATCTCAGGAGGAAATCAATGCGCTCTTGATGGGAGTTATGGATGACGGGGCTGCAACACCTGTGGTAGAAAATACTGTTGAAGAAGGAGAAACAGCGGTCACTCAACAAAAGTCCAGTTTTATTGAAGAATTTCAACATATTACCAAATATGATTTTCGAAGACCTAATAAATTTTCCAAGGATTTACTGAGAATACTTAAAAGTTTCCATGATAACATGGCCCGTTTGTTCAGTGCTTCTTTATCCGTTTATCTCCGCCAGGATGTGAAAGTTCATTTAACCTATATCGAGCAACATACCTATTCGGAATATATAGAAGATTCCAGTGAAAAATCACTATTTTATATAATTTCTTTTATTGATGATCAGGCCATTCTTAGCCTGGATGTTAATATCGGCATGCTGCTTGTGGAAAAATTACTGGGTGGCGAAGGAAAGAAAGTCGACACCGAGAGAATGGAACCCACCGAAATTGAAATGACAATTATAAAAAATATTCTGGACAAGCTTTTTCAACATCAGAAAGAAAGCTGGGGCGATGTAATGAAGGATTTACCTCGTATTATTACCATTGAAAATAATCCCAGAGTTATTCACCTTGTCCAGCCGAATGACATAGTATTAAAAATGGTTTTTGAAATTACAATAGGTGACGGGGTCGGTATTTTTACTTTTTGTATACCTTATATAGCAATTGAGCGTGTGTTAAATCAGTTGCTGCAAAGCCAGTTTGTGAGGATGCAGCATCAATTCGTTAAAAAGTCCGAAGAGATGGAAAGAAATTTAAAAGGCGCAAAAATAGATATTTCCGCAGAATTGGGAAAAACCAATCTTACAATTGAAGAATTGATATCTGTAAAAGTCGGCGATATTGTAAAACTGGAAACCAAAAAATATAACGATTTACTGCTTTGGGTAGGCGGGTTAAAAAAGTTTACCGGGGAATTGGGCGTATCTGATAATCACTACGCAATAAAAATAAAAGGCGTTAATGATAATCTTCTTTGA